One Maniola hyperantus chromosome Z, iAphHyp1.2, whole genome shotgun sequence DNA window includes the following coding sequences:
- the fest gene encoding uncharacterized protein fest, with protein MANTDFRKDVMTVRPRSVYTAHSYNQEESSLSTFQDYSKFLEGGLGQAELVGASGWQPPWRAPLQRKAHFYPGDDIFHADTWRDLEVTDGIGGAAYNVSVTPHGTICMRLRDQVKVDMTIDGAVRLTNAKNNIILALSRSGASAALIHPNGRVYQYGSRVEIQARHQQGNNKYAKMWYKGVSFTAEQCALVYLVDAAGTRTTTDTFLDMSQDFTLNVFYNESRHGPSYVNEALTLLQAVQYWLTDDGIDNWIINNVRVSQTSDGLVRVHRCSHKYQLRTSPSNGSASITSPFLHCTASLGQTQHLFVRRGERRMHFDGNSFIVRNAGHSAGFDDKNQLKVY; from the exons ATGGCTAATACGGACTTTAGAAAAGATGTGATGACAGTACGCCCTCGGAGCGTCTATACAGCCCATTCTTATAATCAG GAGGAGTCAAGCTTATCCACTTTTCAAGACTACAGCAAGTTTCTTGAAGGCGGTCTAGGGCAAGCTGAACTAGTAGGTGCATCCGGCTGGCAGCCCCCGTGGAGGGCGCCCCTGCAACGTAAGGCCCACTTCTATCCTGGCGATGACATTTTCCATGCCGACACTTGGCGGGATTTGGAG GTAACAGATGGGATTGGAGGCGCGGCCTACAATGTCTCCGTGACTCCCCATGGCACTATCTGCATGCGGCTGAGAGATCAAGTGAA GGTGGACATGACCATCGATGGAGCGGTGCGCCTGACCAACGCCAAGAACAACATAATCCTTGCGCTGTCGCGTTCTGGTGCTTCAGCAGCTCTGATCCATCCGAACGGAAGAGTTTACCAGTACGGCTCGCGCGTTGAGATACAGGCGCGCCATCAGCAGGggaataataa GTACGCCAAGATGTGGTACAAGGGTGTGTCGTTCACCGCAGAGCAGTGCGCATTGGTGTACTTGGTGGACGCTGCTGGCACGCGCACCACCACGGACACCTTCCTTGACATGAGCCAGGACTTCACGCTCAACGTCTTCTACAA TGAATCTCGTCACGGTCCGTCTTACGTGAACGAAGCCCTGACGCTGCTGCAGGCTGTCCAGTACTGGCTCACTGACGACGGCATCGATAACTGGATCATCAACAACGTCCGTGTCAGCCAGACATCTGATGGACTTGTCCG GGTCCATCGCTGCAGCCACAAGTACCAGCTCCGCACGAGCCCCAGCAATGGCTCGGCGTCTATCACCAGCCCCTTCTTGCACTGCACGGCCTCACTCGGACAGACTCAGCACCTGTTTGTGAG GCGCGGAGAGAGGCGCATGCATTTTGATGGCAACTCCTTTATAGTCCGCAACGCAGGCCATTCAGCGGGCTTCGACGACAAGAACCAATTAAAGGTGTATTAA